The nucleotide sequence CGGTCGAGCAACTGAAAACCCAACTGAACCAGTTTGGCGTTACACCCCAGCAAATGTTTGACCAAATGCATACTACACTAGAGCGCATGAAACGTGAGTTAGAGCAGAAGCCGTAAACTGCATGGGTATGTTGATCAATCTGGATGGTGAAATTTCGACTAATGCCACTATTTCAGTCTTAGACCGAGGTTTTTTGTATGGGGATAGTGTGTATGAGGTTGTCCGGACGTTTCAAGGGAAACCTTTTGGCCTGGTTGAACATTTAGCCCGCTTAAAACAGTCGGCGGCTTATTTGTACCTCAGCTTACCTTGGTTGGATGAATATATTATTCAAGAAGTTAATCGGACTTTGGCAGCAGCGGGGCCTGGGGAATACTACATTCGGATTGTCGTCACCCGTGGCGCGGATCCTCGCATTGGCCTACTGCCCCAAGCAGAAACTAAACCCAGATTACTCATTGCCCTACAACCTATTGCCCCGGAACCCCAATTGTCTTCAACGGGTCTGAGGGTGACGGTTCCGCCTCGCCAACGGGTTTCGCTTAAGGCCCTAGATCCAGCTGCAAAAACGGGTAATTACCTGAATAATATTTTGGCCCTCCTAGAAGCCCAGGCCAACGGGGCCGATGATGCCATTTTGCTTAACCCAGAGGGCGCGATTACGGAAGCGACAACGAGTAATTTATGGATTGTTCGCAAAGGAATGGTGGAAACACCAACCAAGGAATCGGGAATTCTGCACGGGATTACGCGGCAGTTTTTATTAGATATTCTTTGCGAAAAAGACATTCCCCATCAGGAGCGAGAGCTATTTCCGGTAGATTTAGTCACCGCCGATGAGGCATTTCTAAGTTCTTCAGTGCGGCTATTGATGCCCATTGCCCAAGTGGATGATTATCCTTTCCCAGAATGTCCAGGCCCGGTAACGAAATTACTTTGGACAGCTTTGATTGCCAAAATGGCCCAGACCACCGCCAGTTAACCCTGATCAGGCATCACCACATTATTCAAAAAATGAGAAAACTAAAAATCTAGGCATTTGTCCCGCTCTTGGGAAATAGGTCACTGAGGGGACGGAGTTTAGCGGGGGCCTGTAACAGTTCAAAATCCCGTAACCAGGCCTGGCCAGGGGCCATAAATTCTAGGGCGAGTTTAATTAAACCTGGCTCCGTTTCCGGGGTGGGTAAATGCACGCAAACCTCCAGCAAATGCCACTCCCCATCGGCCGGTAGCGTCACCCCATGTGTCCAAGTCCAACCCCAGGCCTGGTGACGACCAAGAGACAATTTTGGCGGCAAACCTTGGTACTCTGCTTTAGCCCAGGCCCGACAGAGGAGCAATTGATCCCCTTGGCGCATGGAAGGAATTTCTAACCAGAGATAATGCTCAGGCAGTTCTAGGAGGGGAATACTTTGGGGCCAATAGGCTCTCAGTTGCCAAGCACCCGCATCGAGGGGCCAAGTTTGTCCACATTGGGGCGT is from Synechococcus sp. PCC 6312 and encodes:
- a CDS encoding aminotransferase class IV, which produces MGMLINLDGEISTNATISVLDRGFLYGDSVYEVVRTFQGKPFGLVEHLARLKQSAAYLYLSLPWLDEYIIQEVNRTLAAAGPGEYYIRIVVTRGADPRIGLLPQAETKPRLLIALQPIAPEPQLSSTGLRVTVPPRQRVSLKALDPAAKTGNYLNNILALLEAQANGADDAILLNPEGAITEATTSNLWIVRKGMVETPTKESGILHGITRQFLLDILCEKDIPHQERELFPVDLVTADEAFLSSSVRLLMPIAQVDDYPFPECPGPVTKLLWTALIAKMAQTTAS